A genome region from Gossypium arboreum isolate Shixiya-1 unplaced genomic scaffold, ASM2569848v2 Contig00310, whole genome shotgun sequence includes the following:
- the LOC128288876 gene encoding 50S ribosomal protein L2, chloroplastic-like, translating into MAEWLKRPTHNWRIRRFNSYWMHANGTLNKSIGIGSVSMESHHLYITNWCGSTRTEIKHWVELFFGVKGGQLARAAGAVAETDCKRRKSATLKLPSGEVRLISKNCSATVGQVGNVGVNQKSLGRAGSKCWLGKRPVVRGVVMNPVDHPHEIGEGGAQLVEKTRNLWGYPALGRRSRKRNKYSDNLILRRRSK; encoded by the exons ATGGCTGAATGGTTAAAGCGCCCAACTCATAATTGGCGAATTCGTAGGTTCAATTCCTACTGGATGCACGCCAATGGGACCCTCAATAAGTCTATTGGAATTGGCTCTGTATCAATGGAATCTCATCATCTATACATAACGAATTGGTGTG GATCAACTAGGACAGAAATAAAGCATTGGGTCGAACTCTTCTTTGGTGTCAAG GGTGGACAATTAGCTAGAGCAGCGGGTGCTGTTGCAGAAACTGATTGCAAAAGGAGGAAATCGGCCACATTAAAATTACCTTCTGGGGAGGTCCGTTTGATATCCAAAAACTGCTCAGCAACAGTCGGACAGGTGGGGAATGTTGGGGTGAACCAGAAAAGTTTGGGTAGAGCCGGATCTAAATGTTGGCTAGGTAAGCGTCCTGTAGTAAGAGGAGTAGTTATGAACCCTGTAGACCATCCCCATGAAATTGGTGAAGGAGGAGCTCAATTGGTAGAAAAAACCCGCAACTTATGGGGTTATCCTGCACTTGGAAGAAGAAGTAGAAAAAGGAATAAATATAGTGATAATTTGATTCTTCGTCGACGGAGTAAATAG